In Salisediminibacterium beveridgei, one DNA window encodes the following:
- a CDS encoding class D sortase, with protein sequence MNVKEGFVIKFIATLFLLTGIGLIGFFYVSYESATGGVFAIDESNERSPALRELDWERVETGDEIASLQIPALEKEYLTYWGTDDDALDQGVGMHDSQWTTTPDEKGHTLLSGHRDTVFRELGNLKEGDEMVLIYDGIKYTYVINDIWITSADDESVVVEKDSATLTLSTCYPFHLLGAAPDRYIIQAELIDETRIALKNNE encoded by the coding sequence ATGAACGTAAAAGAAGGGTTTGTTATTAAGTTTATTGCCACATTGTTTTTGCTGACAGGCATTGGACTCATCGGTTTCTTTTACGTTTCATATGAATCCGCAACAGGTGGGGTGTTCGCAATCGATGAATCGAATGAACGCTCCCCGGCTCTGCGGGAATTAGATTGGGAACGTGTAGAAACTGGGGATGAAATTGCGTCTTTGCAAATCCCTGCCCTTGAGAAAGAGTACCTGACCTATTGGGGAACGGATGATGATGCGCTTGATCAGGGCGTAGGCATGCATGACAGTCAGTGGACGACAACCCCGGATGAAAAAGGGCATACGCTGCTAAGTGGTCATCGGGATACTGTTTTCCGGGAACTGGGAAACCTTAAAGAAGGAGATGAGATGGTACTGATATATGATGGCATCAAATACACCTATGTCATTAATGATATCTGGATTACGTCCGCTGATGACGAATCCGTCGTGGTCGAAAAGGACTCGGCGACATTGACGCTTTCCACGTGCTATCCCTTTCATCTTCTTGGTGCAGCACCGGATCGTTATATTATTCAGGCAGAATTAATTGATGAGACAAGAATCGCTTTAAAAAATAATGAATAA
- a CDS encoding sensor histidine kinase — MESSFFITLSVPVFLLFLLYFNFLKPVFSGILVGFAVFSFRTTLSVIDQNSLHESILLHFPVVVFFVIYGILFWLFYLERFYSKPGFIGIYAVILDTASSFSELAVRNSYALIDPSFSLMSTILLLAILRNFFVMGFFMLILYNKEQAKYEEEKKQSDHMFLLISDLYAESIQLKQSIARSEKITSNLYYLSKEIKNDVSLPLSKKILEMAGEVHDFKKDHQRIFASLEQIIKDQKKTEQLNVCQLLEILIKSNEAYASYLEKNITISVSVLNKQDMIHSFLTMSVINNLISNSIESINGTGHINLNIENPEGSKFIYFQVTDDGPGIKKQDQPLIFSPGFTTKYNKEGNPSNGIGLSYIKHSLESFNGSITLEESTPHIQTRFSVVLPREIVNDHKEV, encoded by the coding sequence ATGGAATCTTCATTCTTTATCACATTAAGCGTCCCGGTGTTTTTATTGTTTCTGCTCTATTTCAATTTTTTGAAGCCTGTTTTTTCAGGCATTCTAGTTGGATTCGCAGTTTTCAGTTTCCGGACAACGTTATCTGTTATCGATCAAAATTCTTTACATGAGTCTATTTTATTACATTTCCCTGTCGTTGTATTCTTTGTCATATATGGCATTTTGTTTTGGCTGTTTTATCTTGAACGGTTTTACAGTAAACCAGGTTTCATTGGCATTTATGCGGTTATCCTGGATACAGCATCCTCCTTTTCCGAGTTAGCTGTGAGAAATTCATATGCACTGATTGACCCGTCTTTTTCTCTGATGTCAACAATTCTACTCCTTGCTATTCTTCGAAACTTCTTCGTTATGGGCTTCTTTATGCTGATACTTTACAACAAAGAACAAGCAAAATACGAAGAAGAGAAAAAACAAAGTGATCACATGTTTTTATTAATATCGGACTTATATGCTGAAAGCATCCAGCTCAAACAATCAATTGCAAGATCCGAAAAAATAACATCAAACCTCTATTATTTATCGAAAGAAATAAAGAACGATGTCTCTTTACCCTTATCAAAAAAAATATTGGAAATGGCCGGGGAGGTTCATGACTTCAAAAAAGATCATCAAAGAATTTTTGCTTCCCTGGAACAAATCATTAAAGACCAGAAAAAAACGGAACAGCTTAATGTATGTCAGTTATTAGAAATTTTAATTAAATCGAACGAAGCATACGCTTCATATTTAGAAAAAAATATTACGATTTCTGTTTCGGTTTTGAATAAACAAGATATGATCCATTCGTTTCTTACGATGTCTGTGATTAATAATTTAATCAGTAATTCGATAGAATCAATCAATGGAACCGGCCATATCAATCTGAATATAGAGAATCCAGAAGGCTCAAAATTCATTTACTTTCAGGTTACTGACGACGGTCCCGGCATTAAAAAACAAGATCAACCTTTAATATTTTCACCCGGTTTCACAACAAAATATAATAAAGAGGGAAATCCCTCGAATGGTATAGGGTTATCCTACATCAAACATTCACTTGAAAGTTTTAATGGAAGTATCACACTTGAAGAATCGACACCTCATATTCAAACCCGGTTTTCCGTCGTTCTTCCTCGAGAAATTGTAAACGATCATAAGGAGGTCTAA
- a CDS encoding DNA-binding domain-containing protein has translation MNYFIVDDDPAVRGILKHLIESEHDRIVGEADDGIHVYSNQLFQTDTDILIIDLLMPEEDGIETIKRINKDFNGKIVMISQVETKEMIAEAYQNHVEAYITKPVNSLEVSSVLEKVSKNLKLERSMKQIKNSLDLIGAQDHIVSDETSVKSEFTNTAELILSDLGIRYEKGAEDLLGILYALEGNEISSVASLKDLWESYLIINSYEVTNKNIKSTEQRIRRTILQAFNHICSLGAMDITHPKFEYYAMRFFEMDSIQKRIHELNTSYNGDQRMFQPRINVKRFIWTLYDECKEKNAEKK, from the coding sequence ATGAATTATTTCATAGTTGACGACGATCCTGCAGTCAGAGGCATTTTAAAACATCTGATTGAAAGTGAACATGACCGTATAGTCGGTGAAGCAGATGACGGTATTCACGTCTACTCTAATCAATTATTTCAAACCGACACCGATATATTAATCATCGATTTGTTAATGCCTGAAGAAGATGGAATCGAAACGATTAAAAGAATAAATAAAGATTTCAATGGGAAAATCGTAATGATATCTCAAGTAGAGACGAAAGAAATGATCGCTGAAGCCTATCAAAATCATGTAGAAGCTTATATAACGAAGCCGGTGAACTCGTTGGAAGTATCATCCGTTTTAGAAAAAGTGTCTAAAAATCTTAAACTTGAACGTTCCATGAAACAAATCAAAAATTCTCTGGACCTGATTGGTGCTCAAGATCATATTGTTTCAGATGAAACTTCAGTTAAATCTGAGTTCACCAACACTGCTGAACTCATATTATCTGATTTAGGAATCCGTTACGAAAAAGGAGCAGAAGACCTTTTAGGAATTCTTTATGCTTTAGAGGGAAATGAGATCTCATCTGTTGCATCATTAAAAGACCTTTGGGAATCTTACCTTATAATCAATTCTTATGAAGTGACAAATAAAAATATCAAGTCTACTGAACAACGAATCAGAAGAACTATTTTACAAGCTTTTAACCACATTTGCTCCCTTGGAGCAATGGATATTACGCACCCGAAATTCGAGTACTATGCCATGCGTTTTTTTGAAATGGACTCGATACAAAAAAGAATACATGAACTAAATACAAGTTATAATGGAGATCAGAGAATGTTTCAGCCTCGCATTAATGTTAAACGATTTATTTGGACACTTTATGATGAATGCAAAGAGAAAAATGCAGAAAAAAAGTAG
- a CDS encoding asparaginase, producing MKKVALITTGGTIASRENEEGRLVSGALASEDYCDLDELPAGIEVIIFPLINKPSMHVSLNDLNQIAGKIIDLFDEGFHGAVVTHGTDSLEESAYYLDLIIKRKNPVVVTGSQRSSAASGSDADTNLIQSICAAASEKLNDIGTVVVFNERIFSAKYVKKEHAYNLQGFESFGYGHLGTIDGQKVILYQKPAERQVYPATLKKIPKVEIIKCYLDADGAFIDTCINNQVEGIVLEGNGRGQIAPEQMNAVLRGIEQGITFVLTTSSEQGRVDVTYDYYASAHHLFKNGVILGSDMNSKKARLKLIALLRSNTDVREGFEE from the coding sequence ATGAAAAAGGTAGCATTAATCACAACGGGTGGCACAATAGCCAGTAGAGAAAATGAGGAAGGGAGGTTAGTGTCAGGTGCTTTAGCAAGTGAAGACTACTGTGATCTAGATGAGTTACCAGCTGGGATCGAAGTCATTATATTTCCTTTAATCAATAAACCGAGTATGCACGTTTCATTGAACGATCTGAACCAGATAGCCGGGAAAATTATCGATTTATTCGATGAAGGTTTTCACGGGGCAGTTGTAACACACGGAACGGACTCGCTGGAAGAATCGGCTTATTATCTGGACTTGATAATTAAACGGAAAAATCCTGTTGTTGTTACTGGTTCACAGCGCTCTTCGGCGGCTTCAGGAAGTGATGCGGATACGAATCTGATCCAATCAATTTGTGCAGCAGCCTCTGAAAAATTAAACGATATTGGCACTGTAGTGGTTTTTAACGAAAGGATATTTTCTGCGAAGTACGTGAAAAAAGAACATGCTTATAATCTTCAGGGATTCGAATCTTTCGGATATGGCCATTTAGGTACGATCGATGGACAAAAAGTAATACTGTATCAGAAACCTGCAGAAAGGCAAGTTTATCCAGCTACACTCAAAAAAATTCCCAAAGTAGAAATTATTAAATGTTATTTAGATGCAGACGGCGCGTTCATTGATACCTGTATCAATAATCAAGTCGAAGGAATCGTCTTAGAAGGTAATGGAAGGGGGCAAATTGCGCCTGAACAAATGAACGCGGTACTCAGAGGCATCGAACAGGGTATAACATTCGTCTTAACAACTTCGAGTGAGCAAGGGCGAGTTGATGTCACATATGACTATTATGCAAGTGCGCATCATCTTTTTAAAAATGGAGTGATCTTGGGAAGTGATATGAATTCCAAAAAAGCGAGGTTGAAATTAATTGCATTACTGCGATCGAATACCGATGTTCGTGAAGGATTTGAAGAATAG